In Candidatus Moraniibacteriota bacterium, the sequence TAAGCAGCTCCGAAATGTTTTAATTTTCTTTCTCTTTCTTGCGCCGCTTTTTTCACTTTGTAAGATTCGTAATAAACTAAATCCAGAGGTCTCCGGTGCCTAGTTGCTTCAACTTCTCCCTCATTATGTTCTTTTATTCTAAGCTTCAAATCAGCAGAGTAGCCGACATAAAATCTTCTGTCTTTTCTGCTTTTTAGCAAATACACATAAAACATACCGGCGTGGAGGGA encodes:
- a CDS encoding GIY-YIG nuclease family protein, producing MFYVYLLKSRKDRRFYVGYSADLKLRIKEHNEGEVEATRHRRPLDLVYYESYKVKKAAQERERKLKHFGAAYYELLKRI